One window of the Gemmatimonadota bacterium genome contains the following:
- a CDS encoding nucleoside 2-deoxyribosyltransferase codes for MSRIIYLASPYGFSSQQKQKLLPEFVQVLESLGAEVWEPFERNNQIDKAQPGWAYQIGQADVRDVKESDAIFAIVNGTPPDEGVMVELGIAIALEKKTFLFRDDFRRCTDSEDYALNLMLFTGLPEHGWEDYYYTSLDEVVDPDKALVRWLNGAID; via the coding sequence ATGTCCAGAATTATTTATCTCGCCAGTCCCTACGGTTTTTCGTCTCAACAGAAACAGAAACTTTTGCCCGAGTTTGTTCAGGTGCTCGAGTCTCTCGGCGCAGAAGTGTGGGAACCGTTTGAACGCAATAATCAGATTGATAAAGCACAGCCCGGATGGGCGTATCAAATCGGGCAGGCAGATGTGCGCGATGTCAAAGAATCAGACGCGATATTTGCCATTGTCAATGGTACGCCGCCCGATGAAGGTGTGATGGTTGAGCTTGGGATTGCCATTGCCCTGGAGAAAAAGACTTTTCTCTTTCGAGACGATTTTCGCCGTTGTACCGATTCAGAAGACTATGCGCTTAACCTTATGCTCTTTACTGGTTTGCCAGAACACGGCTGGGAAGATTATTATTACACCTCTTTGGATGAAGTTGTCGATCCGGATAAGGCTCTGGTGCGCTGGCTGAATGGAGCGATAGATTGA
- a CDS encoding Uma2 family endonuclease codes for MALQTVGTMTADELLVMPHNGYRYELIKGELRQMAPAGSQHGRIAATIGIRLGLFVEDNDLGTTYAAETGFIIDTTPDTVRAPDASFVPKERAEAIDEEGFFPGAPDLAVEVVSPNDRVSEVTEKAFDWLRAGAKMVIVLDPKTRIVTVYRGLDDVRILTEGDTIDGGDVVPGWQLPLADVF; via the coding sequence ATGGCCCTACAAACCGTTGGCACCATGACAGCCGATGAGCTTCTGGTGATGCCACACAATGGCTATCGCTATGAACTCATAAAGGGAGAATTGCGCCAGATGGCTCCAGCGGGAAGTCAGCACGGACGAATTGCAGCAACAATCGGCATCCGCCTTGGGTTATTTGTCGAAGACAATGACCTTGGCACAACTTATGCTGCCGAAACCGGATTTATTATCGACACTACACCCGATACGGTGCGCGCACCCGACGCGAGTTTTGTGCCTAAAGAACGTGCGGAAGCCATAGACGAAGAAGGGTTCTTTCCCGGCGCACCCGACCTCGCCGTTGAAGTCGTCTCGCCAAATGACCGCGTATCCGAAGTGACGGAAAAAGCATTTGATTGGTTGCGGGCAGGTGCGAAGATGGTTATTGTGCTCGATCCCAAAACGCGTATAGTAACTGTCTATCGCGGTTTAGACGATGTTCGCATTCTCACAGAAGGCGACACAATTGACGGCGGCGATGTCGTGCCCGGGTGGCAATTGCCACTTGCAGATGTGTTCTAA